In Bacillota bacterium, the following proteins share a genomic window:
- the rimO gene encoding 30S ribosomal protein S12 methylthiotransferase RimO gives MIFVCALSLGCAKNRVDTEVMLGLLGTAGYGVTSDPQAADVILVNTCAFIAAAQRESIITLLEATGYKQEGRLRALIAAGCLAERHGAALLREIPEIDAVLGTGKLDRVVEVVEGALEGRKPVVTGDPGFLHSTEPRLLTTPSYTAYIKIAEGCGNRCSFCVIPALRGRFRSRSREDIVTEAGLLAAGGVKELILVAQDTTKWGTDLYGRPGLPGLLQELAHLDGVRWIRLLYAYPTGISEELLRVMAEEERICRYLDIPLQHVSPHLLKSMNRPVTDAKELVRKVRAAVPGVALRTTFIVGFPGETETDFTALKEAVRELKFEHVGVFAYSREDGTPAAAMSGRVSGKVREKRARDLKKVTRELSFSRNQSRVGQEIPVLAEGKQGRFFRGRSESDAPDVDGTVCFDAVRPVEPGDFVKVRVTAAKAYDLIGEAVQLQDPTQNGREN, from the coding sequence GTGATTTTTGTCTGTGCTCTAAGTCTGGGATGCGCAAAAAACCGGGTGGATACCGAGGTTATGCTCGGGCTTTTGGGGACGGCCGGGTATGGTGTTACCTCCGACCCGCAGGCGGCGGACGTTATACTGGTCAATACCTGCGCCTTCATAGCTGCGGCGCAGCGGGAATCAATAATCACCCTCCTTGAAGCGACCGGGTACAAACAAGAGGGAAGACTTAGGGCGCTTATCGCGGCAGGCTGCCTGGCCGAGCGGCACGGCGCGGCTCTGCTGCGGGAGATACCGGAGATCGACGCGGTTTTGGGTACCGGGAAGCTGGACCGGGTGGTCGAGGTGGTGGAAGGGGCGCTTGAAGGACGGAAACCTGTTGTCACCGGTGATCCGGGGTTCCTTCACTCAACGGAGCCGCGCCTTTTAACCACGCCTTCTTATACGGCTTACATCAAGATCGCCGAGGGATGCGGCAACCGTTGCAGTTTCTGCGTTATCCCGGCGCTGCGCGGGCGTTTCAGAAGCCGCAGCCGGGAGGATATTGTAACTGAAGCCGGGTTATTGGCGGCCGGAGGGGTAAAAGAACTTATCCTTGTAGCGCAGGATACCACCAAATGGGGAACAGACCTTTACGGCCGGCCCGGTTTGCCCGGACTTCTGCAGGAACTCGCGCATCTTGACGGAGTGCGCTGGATCCGGCTGCTTTACGCGTACCCCACGGGTATTTCCGAGGAATTACTGAGAGTCATGGCGGAAGAAGAAAGGATCTGCAGGTACCTCGATATTCCTTTGCAGCACGTGAGTCCGCACCTTCTGAAATCGATGAACCGGCCGGTAACGGACGCAAAGGAACTCGTCCGTAAGGTGCGGGCGGCGGTACCGGGTGTGGCGCTGCGGACCACGTTTATTGTCGGGTTTCCGGGCGAAACGGAGACCGATTTTACCGCCTTGAAAGAAGCCGTACGGGAATTGAAGTTTGAGCACGTGGGGGTCTTCGCCTACTCCCGTGAGGACGGCACACCGGCCGCTGCAATGTCCGGAAGGGTATCCGGGAAGGTGAGGGAAAAGCGGGCGAGGGATCTAAAAAAAGTCACCCGGGAGCTGTCATTTTCGCGAAATCAGTCGCGGGTCGGCCAGGAGATTCCGGTGCTGGCGGAAGGAAAGCAGGGGCGCTTCTTTCGCGGGCGAAGTGAATCCGACGCGCCCGATGTCGACGGTACGGTCTGTTTTGATGCGGTCCGGCCGGTGGAGCCGGGTGATTTTGTAAAGGTGAGGGTAACCGCCGCGAAGGCTTACGACCTGATCGGTGAAGCGGTACAGTTACAGGACCCTACGCAAAATGGCAGGGAAAATTAA
- a CDS encoding RodZ domain-containing protein, which translates to MIGEKLSKAREEKGITISTAEEATKIRAKFLEAMENDRFNALPGRVYAKAFLRTYARYLELDEAVLAAELDRFFEAEQGHSSGSKPHKEEKPRPPFNWQRYRSIFLIVAVVGLLLAFNGIYEAVYSGPAENAPALPHEDTTQTPAKPPVNENKTPPSTGEQSYSPVPEPEGDAGGQDREDPAEESTQDQQGHEGENNQTGQSGDTTPEEQTGQTGGSTPAGQTGQTGGTPGTGQAGQEEQKSQGVTLSLNATRDKCWTQVNVDGVPAFEGMLWAGDARSFSAQNSITVILGNAGAVEVISNEQNHGYLGGIGQIVTREFTP; encoded by the coding sequence GTGATCGGAGAAAAACTTTCCAAGGCCCGGGAAGAGAAAGGAATAACCATTTCGACGGCCGAAGAAGCGACCAAGATTCGCGCGAAGTTCTTGGAAGCAATGGAAAACGACCGGTTCAATGCTTTACCCGGAAGGGTTTACGCCAAGGCGTTTCTCCGCACTTATGCCCGCTACCTGGAATTAGACGAAGCTGTTCTGGCCGCGGAACTTGACCGGTTCTTCGAAGCGGAACAGGGACACAGTTCCGGGAGCAAACCGCACAAGGAGGAGAAACCCCGTCCTCCTTTCAACTGGCAGCGCTACCGCAGCATTTTCCTGATAGTGGCCGTTGTCGGGTTGCTTCTTGCTTTCAACGGCATCTATGAGGCGGTTTACAGCGGCCCGGCCGAAAACGCACCGGCCCTGCCACATGAGGATACAACGCAAACCCCGGCAAAACCGCCAGTTAACGAGAACAAGACCCCGCCTTCCACGGGCGAGCAGTCTTATTCACCGGTGCCTGAGCCTGAAGGGGATGCCGGGGGTCAAGACCGGGAGGATCCTGCGGAAGAAAGCACGCAGGATCAGCAAGGCCATGAAGGTGAAAACAACCAAACCGGCCAATCCGGCGACACCACTCCCGAGGAGCAGACGGGGCAGACAGGCGGTTCTACTCCTGCCGGCCAGACGGGGCAAACAGGCGGTACACCCGGGACGGGTCAGGCCGGACAAGAGGAACAGAAGAGTCAGGGAGTCACGTTGTCTTTAAACGCGACCAGGGATAAGTGCTGGACGCAGGTAAACGTCGACGGTGTGCCTGCTTTTGAAGGGATGCTTTGGGCCGGTGACGCGCGCAGCTTCAGCGCTCAGAACTCTATAACCGTCATACTGGGCAACGCCGGGGCCGTCGAGGTTATCTCCAACGAGCAGAACCACGGTTACCTCGGCGGTATAGGACAGATTGTAACGAGGGAGTTCACTCCTTAA